The Chanodichthys erythropterus isolate Z2021 chromosome 1, ASM2448905v1, whole genome shotgun sequence genome segment accattatttttttctacttatttgaaatggagtctttataggcctccaaagtcaaataatgtggcatatctccaaaatgctgcagtaaaatgtactcatatggggtatgcatactctatgggatgtcccctatagaaacaaaccattagttttttctacttatttgaaatgaggtgtttataggcctttgaagtcgaataatgtggcatatctccgaaatgctgcagtaaaatgtactcatatgaggtatgcatactctatgggacgccccctatagaaactgaccattatttttttctacttatttgaaatggagtctttataggcctccaaagtcaaataatgtggcatatctccaaaatgctgcagtaaaatgtaatcatatggggtatgcatactctatgggatgtcccctatagaaacaaaccattagttttttctacttatttgaaatgaggtgtttataggcctttgaagtctaATAATGTGGcttatctccaaaatgctgcagtaaaatgtaatcatatgaggtatgcatactctatgggacgccccctatagaaactgaccattatttttttctacttatttgaaatggagtctttataggcctccaaagtcaaataatgtggcatatctccaaaatgctgcagtaaaatgtactcatatggggtatgcatactctatgggatgtcccctatagaaacaaaccattagttttttctacttatttgaaatgaggtgtttataggcctttgaagtcgaataatgtggcatatctccgaaatgctgcagtaaaatgtactcatatgaggtatgcatactctatgggacgtcccctatagaaacagttcattgtttttttctacttatttgaaatgaggtgtttataggcctttgaagtcgaataatgtggcatatctccgaaatgctgcagtaaaatgtactcacaTGGGGtgtgcatactctatgggacgtcccctatagaaacagatcatttgttttttctacttatttgaaatgaggtgtttataggcctttgaagtcgaataatgtggcatatctccaaaatgctgcagtaaaatgtactcatatgaggtatgcatactctatgggacgccccctatagaaactgaccattatttttttctacttatttgaaatggagtctttataggcctccaaagtcaaataatgtggcatatctccaaaatgctgcagtaaaatgtactcatatgaggtatgcatactctatgggacgccccctatagaaactgaccattatttttttctacttatttgaaatggagtctttataggcctccaaagtcaaataatttggcatatctccgaaatgctgcagtaaaatgtactcatatggggtatgcatactctatgggatgtcccctatagaaacagaccatttgttttttctacttatttgaaatgaagtctttataggcctccaaagtcaaataatgtggcatatctccaaaatgctgcagtaaaatgtactcatatggggtatgcatactctatgggatgtcccctatagaaacagttcattgtttttttctacttatttgaaatgaggtgtttataggcctttgaagtcgaataatgtggcatatctccgaaatgctgcagtaaaatgtactcatatggggtgtgcatactctatgggacgtcccctatagaaacagatcatttgttttttctacttatttgaaatgaggtgtttataggcctttgaagtcgaataatgtggcatatctccaaaatgctgcagtaaaatgtactcatatgaggtatgcatactctatgggatgccccctatagaaactgaccattatttttttctacttatttgaaatggagtctttataggcctccaaagtcaaataatgtggcatatctccaaaatgctgcagtaaaatgtaatcatatggggtatgcatactctatgggatgtcccctatagaaacaaaccattagttttttctacttatttgaaatgaggtgtttataggcctttgaagtcgaataatgtggcttatctccaaaatgctgcagtaaaatgtaatcatatgaggtatgcatactctatgggacgccccctatagaaactgaccattatttttttctacttatttgaaatggagtctttataggcctccaaagtcaaataatgtggcatatctccaaaatgctgcagtaaaatgtactcatatggggtatgcatactctatgggatgtcccctatagaaacaaaccattaggTTTtactacttatttgaaatgaggtgtttataggcctccaaagtcaaataatgtggcatatctccaaaatgctgcagtaaaatgtactcatatggggtatgcatactctatgggatgtcccctatagaaacaaaccattagttttttctacttatttgaaatgaggtgtttataggcctttgaagtcaaataatgtggcatatctccgaaatgctgcagtaaaatgtactgatatggggtatgcatactctatgggacgtcccctatagaaacagaccatttgttttttctacttatttgaaatgaggtgtttataggcctttgaagtcgaataatgtggcatatctccgaaatgctgcagtaaaatgtactcatatgaggtatgcatactctatgggacatcccctatagaaacagttcattgtttttttctacttatttgaaatgaggtgtttataggcatttgaagtcgaataatgtggcatatctccaaaatgctgcagtaaaatgtactcatatgaggtatgcatactctatgggatgccccctatagaaactgaccattgtttttttctacttatttgaaatgaagtctttataggcctccaaagtcaaataatgtggcatatctccgaaatgctgcagtaaaatgtactcatatggggtatgcatactctataggatgtcccctatagaaacagaccatttgttttttctacttatttgaaatgaagtctttataggcctccaaagtcaaataatgtggcatatctccaaaatgctgcagtaaaatgtactcatatgaggtatgcatactctatgggatgtccactatagaaacaaaccattagttttttctacttatttgaaatgaggtgtttataggcctttgaagtcaaataatgtggcatatctccgaaatgctgcagtaaaatgtactgatatggggtatgcagactctatgggacgtcccctatagaaacagaccatttgttttttctacttatttgaaatgaggtgtttataggcctttgaagtcgaataatgtggcatatctccgaaatgctgcagtaaaatgtactcatatgaggtatgcatactctatgggacgtcccctatagaaacagttcattgtttttttctacttatttgaaatgaggtgtttataggcctttgaagtcgaataatgtggcatatctccgaaatgctgcagtaaaatgtactcatatggggtgtgcatactctatgggacgtcccctatagaaacagatcatttgttttttctacttatttgaaatgaggtgtttataggcctttgaagtcgaataatgtggcatatctccaaaatgctgcagtaaaatgtactcatatgaggtatgcatactctatgggacgttccctatagaaactgaccattacttttttctacttatttgaaattgagtctttataggcctttgaagtcaaataatgtggcatatctccaaaatgctgcagtaaaatgtactcatatgaggtatgcatactctatgggacgccccctatagaaactgaccattatttttttctacttatttgaaatggagtctttataggcctccaaagtcgaataatgtggcatatctccgaaattctgcagtaaaatgtactcatatgaggtatgcatactctatgggacgccccctatagaaacagaccatttgttttttctacttatttgaaatgaggtgtttataggcctttgaagtcgaataatgtggcatatctccgaaatgctgcagtaaaatgtactcatatgaggtatgcatactctatgggacatcccctatagaaacagttcattgtttttttctacttatttgaaatgaggtgtttataggcatttgaagtcgaataatgtggcatatctccaaaatgctgcagtaaaatgtactcatatgaggtatgcatactctatgggatgccccctatagaaactgaccattatttttttctacttatttgaaatgaagtctttataggcctccaaagtcaaataatgtggcatatctccaaaatgctgcagtaaaatgtactcatatgaggtatgcatactctatgggatgtcccctatagaaacaaaccattagttttttctacttatttgaaatgaggtgtttataggtctccaaagtcaaataatgtggcatatctccgaaatgctgcagtaaaatgtactcatatggagtatgcatactctatgggacatcccctatagaaacagaccatttgttttttctacttatttgaaatgaggtgtttatagacctttgaagtcaaataatgtggcatatctccaaaatgctgcagtaaaatgtactcatatgaggtatgcatactctatgggacgccccctatagaaacagaccattatttttttctacttatttgaaatgaagtctttataggcctccaaagtcaaataatgtggcatatctccaaaatgctgcagtaaaaggGATAtttatgaggtatgcatactgtatgggacgtcccctatagaaacagaccattggTATTTTCCACTTATTTAAAATAAGGTCTTTATAGGCCTGATCAGACAGTAATCCTTATGCAGTAAGACAGTAACACAATTTAATTCAAGAGTaattgtcatatatatatatatatatatatatatatatatatatatatatatatatatatatatatatgaaaataacaacagagaGATAGAAAGAAATATTAGAAAGATAGACATTACAAAGAAAAAGGAAAGAGATAtattagaaaaaagaaagatataatacaaaaaaagaaagatatgttgagaaagaaagaaatatcagAAAGTcattagaaagaaaaaagaaatagatatattagaaaaaagaaagatataGTAAGAGAAAGAAacattagaaagaaaaaaagaaagagatgaatatataatcgaaagaaaaaagatagatatattagaaaaagaaagaaaaaagaaagaaagagatgttttatatattagactgaatatagatagatagatagatagatagatagatagatagatagatagatagatagatagatagatagatagatagatagatagatagatagatagatagatagatagatagatagatagatagatagatagatatgggcAACTCAAGCGCTCTGAAAGCGCGTTCTCTCTCTGCTGTTCCTGAAATTACCGTATTTATAGTAATAGGcgcacacactttttttttttggcggctggcttgaccgtGTATTTTCAAACtgcggctggcttgaccgcaGTTACAAGAACGAGTCTTACCGCTGTGTTGACATGGAGGTTTGCAGGATGGCGTGAATAATTTAGCTGAAAAATATTTTAcgtaaataaatacttaaacaACGCGCCAGTTATATTGGAGCTataatttcaaattatttttataaacttAAATTTATCagtcaaaatacattttcaagcTTCATATTAAGCATTACAGGAAGCACGGCATCACGCAAACGTCACAGGGAGCTGGATGAGCATCACATCGCATCTTTACCCGTATAAAGATGAGTCGTGTCATACGACTGTATATTGTTTATAACGCATGCATATTCCTAAAGTCAGAGATTACATTCGCAGAGAACGGTTGCACATCACTGAAAAGCTCAGATTGGAGGTAGTAAATAGCTTTTTCTACATTGTAATCGTTCCACATTTCCTCACATTAATGAttgtcgtgttttttttttttttttttttttttaacaacacaCGACATACCAGATCACATGAAATGatctgttttgttgtttatcATTTTTCAGGAAACGTTTAACGTTACAGAGATCTTCCCAAAGGTAAGCGTGTCAGAATTGATACTGTCTTTTTGATCTCACTGTtgttcctcatttgtaagtcgctttggataaaagcttaATGAATGAATGTAGAGTACACTGCGACAGTACAACCACTCTGAACATAAAGAGgctatttctgttttttaatgaTCACTACAATTCATGGGAATATGacaaaaattaattgtattaaacaTAGCATTACATTCAGTCTggcaatgagaaaaaaaatggtttcaaCATTATTAGAATGTATAAtaacctatttaaaaaaatagagTAACATTTAATCATCTATAGCTAAGACTTTTGGAGATCACAGATTTGACTGCAAACTGATTATATTGATCTGTATAATAAACTAGAATGAATGTATATGTATTTTCTTTACTTAAAGTATTTTATCTACTGAACATTTTACTCCACAGTAGGGACGGTTTTTATTAATGAGATCAAAAAGGTTTTTCTTATCATGTGGCTCCCTCTGTTGGACAACATTAGTAGTATGTCCTTCATCCATCATTCCCATTAAAATTCATGAACctatcactctaaaaaatgctaaaaaaaaataaataaaataaaaataataataatttattttaataaaaaattttatttttataataaattgtgggttgaaacaactcagcatttttttttttttttttagaatgtaagCATGTTTCTGAACATTTAATCATCTATAGCAAAGCCTTGTGGAGATCACAGATTTGACTGCAAACCATTAGAGTAAATAGTTTCATTAAGTTTGGACGTTGCGTTCAGGTAATATAGGTTAATTTGTAAAAGTATTAGCTAAAATCTTTGATCCTCTGCTTCGATGAAcctcaaatctttttttttttctttttttttttgccagcaCTGTCTCTAGCTGCTGTGTGCAAAATTTAGTGAAGATCGGACCAAtggcctgaaaaaaaaataggctTTTATGAAAATTCAAagtagcaaaaaataaataaatatatatatatatatatatatatggaaataATACTGgagatatacattttatatggCGTGGATTTAAGGAAAAAGAGAATTTTTTCTTTAGAAATTTGTTATGATCCAACACGCAAATGGCCGCCTTATTAGTCCCACTTAGTATCGgatgtatgtgtgtctgtgtgcacgTTTGGGATCATCCTGCCAAGCTTGGGCTTTCTATGATAtgggccctgtcccaaatggaacCCTCAGCCCTTGCGGTCTTCCTCTGGGTCCACACTTTTGTGATGAAACGCCGATTTGACTGTCGGGTAGAAGTCTGCCGTGGGGCTCGCTTCAGTGCTAGATTGGCAAAAGTAAAAGGGGGCGCTAGCAAGAAttcttctgaaacctaaaatgacaaatgggacaAACTATGGTCTTGTAGACTTAACGGACAAGACCGCAAGACTGCATAAAGTGTGCCATTTAGGACAGGGCCTTGCAGTCTCTACGCTTTTTGGATCAAATTTACTGGACACACTAAACTGATGTTTAGTTTCTATAGTGTTACAACTCTCACTGGGAGTGGGGCAGGTTACAATAACTCcacttcttaaagggttagatcacccacacatgaaaattctgtcattgattactTACCCtcttgttgttccaaacccgaatgacttttgtttatcttcggaacacaaattaagatatttttaatgaaatcggagagatttctgtccctccattgacaacCTACGTGACTACCACTttcaaaaaaagcaaaaaaacaacaacacaattCACCACTTTacttacaaaatattaatctcttACGCGCATTCACACAACAACGTCCGCTCTCACGTCAACAAAACATGCATGCATGGTGGTGCTCCCGTGAACACGCATCAGAGATTAAACACAAAAATTGTGGGGTTAAACCACCTCAGAAaactgaggttaaaccactaaaagtcacatggattactttaatgatgtctttactacctttctggggcttgaaattagtagttgcatagactgtcaatggagggacagaaagctctcagatttcattaaaaagaccttcatttgtgttccaaagatgaacgacagtcttacgggtttggaatgacatgaaggtgagtaaatgacagaattttcatttttgggtgaactaaactttTAACGTTAATCTACAGAGTTTAGGGTTAAATTGTAGATTTCAAAATCTGATAAAGCAGATAAATGCAGGGAAAATATCTCAAAGTTTAAGACGTATAacgattttaaaaaatgttacaacCACTACCCCACTACATAAAAAAGATAAATCTGTAATTGTTATGGACAATTTTAAGGCTTTCAACAGAACAAATTCACAAATTACAAAGGTAACATACAAAAATATCAACAGAAACAGAAATTAGAATGGATGAATAGTATAAAATTACAACACATGACCGCCTACCTGTTTACCCTTACTTGAATGTATGTCAGGGTGGCTTTGTGTTCACTAGTTTACTCAACAGTTATGTTAAAAAATTATGATActggattttttattttctaaaaatatttcCCAATGCAATGCAATTTAACATATTAATGCAGTTTGACTCATCACTTACACCAGCAGTACCGAAGATGGGAGGCAGTTCGCATCACAACCAGGAAGACGTCCTCAAATCTGCCGACTCTACTGCCTGGTTTCGCAGCTACTTGCATGGAGGGACTTCTAGCCTAATTTCCACCTTGACCACAATCATTACATTCCCTTTGTACAAGACTGTGTTCCGCCAGCAGTTGCACAGCACTTTAGTACGAGAAGCGGTGGCCCAGTTGTTCAAGGAGGGTCCAGTGAAACTGTTCCGTGGAGTGGCACCACCCCTGCTGATGAGGTCTCTTAATGGGACGCTTCTGTTCGGCCTCCAGGATACCTTCCTACAGCAGCTTTCCCTCTGCTCTATGCCTACTCTTCCCAGGAATGCCCTCCCTGCTCTGGCAGGTTTAGGTGCGGGTGTGGTGGAGGCCTTGCTCTTCACTCCATTTGAGCGTGTGCAGAACATCTTGCAGAACAGCAGGAATGACAGTCGTCTTCCTACCTTAAGGAGCATATTGCTCAAACTAGCTTCAAGGCCTTTAGCATCAGGGTACTACACAGCCTTTCTGCCTATACTCATCCGCAATGCCTTAGGGAGCAGCCTCTATTTTGGCCTGAAGGGCCCCATGTCTAATACCCTCAGGTCTTATGGTTGTTCTCCGGTAGCAGCCTCTTTCACAGCTGGCGTCTTAAACTCAGTGGTGATCAGTCTGCCGCTGTACCCTCTTTCTGTACTGGTGGCCAACATGCAAGCCCGAGTAGATGGAGGAGGCAGAGGAGTAAAAACCAGCTGGCAGCAGCTTTGGGCAGCGCGTCAGCACAGATTGACTCTTCTGTACCGTGGAGGCTTCTTGGTCATCTTACGCTCCTGCGTCACCTGGGGAATCACTACTGCCATATACGACCAGCTGGAAAGGCACTCAAGATGATCATTCAAACTCCCAGAATATCTCAGGTTAATAGTAAATGCTGCGAGGCCATGCCTGCTGCAGGATTCATTGATGTGTACTGTATATCGAAGACCCTGTGCAATTATCTCATTATTCTTTACTTGAATATACCTCAAATGCTGTTTGTTCAGCAAGACCATGtgaaactgtttttgtttttaataaatgataatCATAAATATGGAACATGTGTGGGAAAGgggtgtttttctttttttatgtagctcaaaaatctattttttgtcCGTTGTCATCATAATTTGGCACTAATCCCATATGGGATCCTGTAAGAGAAATTGAAAGTACTGTAGTTTATCCATTAGGTAT includes the following:
- the LOC137017887 gene encoding solute carrier family 25 member 53-like, giving the protein MGGSSHHNQEDVLKSADSTAWFRSYLHGGTSSLISTLTTIITFPLYKTVFRQQLHSTLVREAVAQLFKEGPVKLFRGVAPPLLMRSLNGTLLFGLQDTFLQQLSLCSMPTLPRNALPALAGLGAGVVEALLFTPFERVQNILQNSRNDSRLPTLRSILLKLASRPLASGYYTAFLPILIRNALGSSLYFGLKGPMSNTLRSYGCSPVAASFTAGVLNSVVISLPLYPLSVLVANMQARVDGGGRGVKTSWQQLWAARQHRLTLLYRGGFLVILRSCVTWGITTAIYDQLERHSR